A genomic window from Lentibacter algarum includes:
- a CDS encoding serine hydrolase, giving the protein MRTFGKWLGRTLLVLILLAGALYAWKREEITRVLAVNSLFSADKIVHNFSHMDTMFLSVPVPRGDAPVSALIIGQAITLPDTYDAWVTERAITSAVVLKDGLLRHEAYYLSTGPDDRRISWSVAKSFISALLGVLLEEGTIGSVNDPVTQYAPALLGTAYDGASIEDVLQMESGVRFNEDYLDFWSDINKMGRVLALGQSMDGFAAGLTETNAAAGKSWQYVSIDTHILGMVIRGATGRPISELLSERIIAPLGLEQAPYYVTDGYGTAFVLGGLNLTTRDYARFGQMIAQNGLWNGVQVIPAAWIAQSTRPSAKTVKGNTQYGYQWWMPSDARDGEFFARGIYGQYIYINQPLGVVIAINSADKKFREAGVSFSNTAMFRAIAEAAQ; this is encoded by the coding sequence ATGCGCACATTCGGTAAATGGCTCGGCCGCACACTTCTGGTGCTGATCTTGCTTGCAGGCGCGCTCTATGCTTGGAAACGCGAAGAAATTACGCGCGTGCTGGCGGTGAACTCGCTCTTCTCCGCCGATAAGATCGTGCACAACTTCTCCCATATGGACACAATGTTCCTCTCGGTGCCTGTGCCACGCGGGGACGCCCCAGTCTCCGCGCTCATCATTGGCCAGGCTATCACCCTGCCGGATACCTATGACGCATGGGTGACTGAGCGTGCCATAACAAGTGCCGTGGTGCTCAAAGACGGTCTTCTGCGCCACGAGGCTTACTACCTAAGCACTGGTCCCGACGATCGGCGTATCTCATGGTCGGTGGCCAAGTCTTTTATCTCTGCCCTCCTCGGCGTGCTCTTGGAAGAAGGCACAATCGGCTCAGTCAATGACCCCGTAACCCAATATGCCCCCGCCCTTCTCGGAACAGCCTATGACGGCGCGAGTATTGAAGATGTGCTTCAGATGGAAAGCGGTGTGCGCTTCAATGAGGACTACCTCGACTTCTGGTCTGACATCAACAAAATGGGACGCGTTCTGGCGCTTGGCCAGTCCATGGATGGCTTCGCTGCTGGCCTCACAGAGACAAACGCTGCAGCAGGCAAAAGCTGGCAATACGTCTCGATTGACACGCACATCCTTGGGATGGTGATCCGTGGCGCAACGGGCCGCCCCATCTCTGAGCTTCTCTCAGAGCGCATCATCGCCCCCCTCGGGCTCGAGCAAGCGCCCTACTATGTCACAGACGGCTATGGAACGGCCTTCGTGCTCGGTGGCCTCAATCTCACAACACGAGATTACGCTCGTTTTGGTCAAATGATCGCCCAAAACGGCCTTTGGAACGGTGTGCAAGTCATCCCCGCAGCTTGGATCGCCCAAAGCACCCGCCCCTCCGCCAAAACGGTGAAAGGCAATACACAATATGGCTATCAATGGTGGATGCCGTCCGACGCCCGCGATGGCGAGTTTTTTGCTCGCGGCATCTATGGGCAGTACATCTACATCAACCAACCCCTCGGCGTGGTGATTGCGATCAACTCAGCCGATAAGAAATTCCGCGAAGCTGGCGTAAGTTTCTCCAACACCGCCATGTTCCGCGCCATAGCAGAGGCAGCCCAATGA